A portion of the uncultured Draconibacterium sp. genome contains these proteins:
- a CDS encoding tetratricopeptide repeat protein, which yields MTPKAELFGRIEDYCLDLLNNQEREEFEKELELNQELREEVELHKNIQSAVLEMDVLDLKGKLEEIQITSNQNGKLDGSFELLDDFSEFEEATAELTPEELIESFESLPKVHVYQHERTSNENIHHYYKEQNGSEQVVIEEDLNGFDMEGLEGLEEAVLETDILNLRETLQQVAKSVEPQYSVEDIDSYLNGEMSDDILAEFEAELDQNELLQSEVGLHNEIEFSVAENDIMDLRSELRNIMESETSWNVSEQTIEDFIDGVLEDEFLLEEFSAELKKNTDLMAEVALRENINSAVSEMDIMGLRQKLKDARDESEKKEVKSIIMPRIEIGTTKFWRSSVAVVLVLVGLLGAMRMNTNTLDNSYDKYFTSTSWASERSVDSEMNIIHQAQMYFQQNEFQKTIDLLDNATVKADDQFVPQFYKGLSYQNLNKYPKAVTEYTKVIDHGNNMFIEEAEWYKALCYLKMNKRAEAKKELLAVIDRKGHYEKDAKAILRKLRYSFK from the coding sequence ATGACACCTAAAGCAGAATTATTTGGACGCATTGAAGATTACTGTTTAGATTTATTAAACAACCAAGAGAGAGAAGAATTTGAAAAAGAACTAGAGTTAAACCAGGAGTTAAGAGAAGAAGTAGAACTTCACAAAAACATTCAGTCGGCAGTGCTGGAAATGGATGTTCTTGACCTTAAAGGGAAACTCGAGGAAATTCAAATAACAAGTAACCAAAATGGCAAGTTAGACGGCTCATTCGAGTTGTTAGACGACTTCAGCGAATTTGAAGAAGCCACAGCCGAGTTAACACCCGAAGAACTTATTGAAAGTTTCGAATCACTCCCAAAAGTTCATGTATATCAGCATGAACGAACAAGCAACGAAAACATACATCATTATTATAAAGAGCAAAACGGCTCGGAACAAGTCGTTATTGAAGAAGATTTGAATGGTTTCGACATGGAAGGACTTGAAGGTTTGGAAGAAGCCGTTTTAGAAACGGATATCCTAAACTTGCGCGAGACCTTGCAACAGGTTGCTAAATCAGTTGAACCACAATACTCTGTTGAGGATATTGATAGCTACCTGAACGGTGAAATGAGTGACGATATTTTGGCAGAGTTTGAAGCAGAGCTGGACCAAAATGAATTGTTACAGTCAGAAGTTGGTTTGCATAATGAAATTGAATTTTCGGTTGCAGAAAATGATATAATGGATCTGCGAAGTGAATTAAGAAATATTATGGAATCTGAGACCTCATGGAATGTTAGCGAGCAAACTATTGAAGATTTCATTGATGGAGTTCTTGAAGACGAGTTTTTATTGGAAGAATTCAGTGCAGAGCTGAAGAAAAATACCGATTTGATGGCAGAAGTTGCACTTCGCGAAAATATAAACTCTGCCGTTTCGGAAATGGATATCATGGGCTTACGTCAGAAGTTGAAAGACGCCAGAGACGAATCGGAGAAGAAAGAGGTAAAATCAATTATAATGCCTCGAATCGAGATTGGCACTACCAAATTTTGGCGTAGCAGCGTAGCCGTGGTTTTGGTACTGGTTGGTTTACTTGGTGCAATGCGAATGAATACCAATACGCTAGACAATTCGTACGATAAATACTTTACTTCAACATCATGGGCTTCTGAACGTTCTGTTGACAGTGAAATGAACATAATACATCAGGCTCAAATGTATTTCCAGCAGAATGAGTTCCAAAAAACTATTGATCTGCTAGATAATGCAACAGTTAAAGCTGATGATCAATTTGTACCTCAGTTTTATAAAGGATTGAGTTATCAGAATTTGAATAAATACCCAAAAGCGGTTACTGAATATACCAAAGTTATTGACCACGGAAATAACATGTTTATTGAGGAAGCAGAGTGGTATAAAGCACTATGTTACCTGAAAATGAATAAAAGAGCAGAAGCGAAGAAAGAATTGCTGGCAGTTATCGATCGTAAAGGTCATTACGAAAAAGATGCCAAAGCAATTTTAAGAAAGCTCAGGTACTCTTTTAAATAA
- a CDS encoding sigma-70 family RNA polymerase sigma factor: MINYTDAQILKGILRHDNLILQYIYKQYYYKVNYFIKKNQGSEDDASDIFQEAIIVIYRKLKENDLIFEKSSFQGYLFSVCRFLWLKQLEKRRIEREKLNDSLPFQEDVYDDNLVELVDKNEKYGLYQKHFKTLSTDCQKLLQMFFEKVPLKEIAKIMGYKTEKYAKTRKYKCKELLIKRIKQDTEFKKILEDDT; encoded by the coding sequence ATGATAAATTATACGGATGCGCAAATCCTGAAAGGAATCTTAAGGCACGATAATTTAATTTTACAGTACATATATAAACAGTATTACTATAAAGTAAATTATTTCATTAAGAAAAACCAAGGAAGTGAGGACGATGCCAGTGATATTTTTCAGGAAGCTATTATCGTTATTTACAGGAAATTAAAAGAAAACGATTTAATTTTCGAAAAGAGTTCTTTTCAAGGTTATTTATTTTCGGTATGTCGATTTTTGTGGTTAAAGCAACTCGAAAAACGACGCATTGAAAGGGAAAAGCTGAATGATTCATTACCGTTTCAGGAAGACGTTTATGACGACAACCTGGTTGAGTTAGTAGATAAAAACGAAAAATACGGTTTGTATCAAAAGCATTTCAAAACTTTGAGTACAGATTGTCAGAAGCTATTGCAGATGTTTTTTGAAAAGGTCCCGCTAAAAGAAATTGCGAAAATTATGGGCTACAAAACTGAAAAATATGCTAAAACAAGAAAGTATAAATGTAAAGAACTGTTGATAAAGCGCATTAAGCAAGATACAGAATTTAAAAAGATACTTGAAGATGACACCTAA
- a CDS encoding sugar phosphate isomerase/epimerase family protein, whose amino-acid sequence MNKSTLLFLLIIIFTFSLTAQEVKRPEPQPAPENTESFKLGVAGYTFVHFDLQTTLETLKRCDVHYLCIKDFHLPVNSTTAEIEAFHKKCADYDVTGYAVGPLYMKSKEDIDKYFDYAKRVGVNTIVGVPDYELLPYVNEKVKETGLYFAIHLHGPDIDVYPDADDVWEHTKDLDPRIGMCLDIGHDTRNGKDPVADLKKYHSRVFDIHLKDVTGASKEGYSVEVGRGIIDFPAFVNMLREVNYSGVISLEHERNMDDPFMGIAESIGYFRAMIRATK is encoded by the coding sequence ATGAACAAATCAACACTTTTATTTCTACTAATAATAATCTTTACTTTTTCGCTTACAGCACAGGAAGTTAAACGTCCTGAACCGCAGCCGGCACCGGAAAACACCGAGTCGTTTAAACTTGGAGTAGCGGGATATACCTTTGTGCATTTCGACCTGCAAACAACGCTTGAAACTCTGAAGAGGTGCGATGTTCATTATCTGTGTATTAAAGATTTTCATTTACCGGTTAACAGCACCACTGCAGAGATTGAGGCATTTCATAAAAAATGCGCGGATTATGATGTTACGGGTTACGCTGTTGGACCATTGTACATGAAGAGCAAAGAGGATATCGACAAGTACTTTGATTATGCCAAAAGAGTGGGAGTTAACACTATTGTTGGTGTTCCAGATTACGAGTTGCTTCCATACGTAAATGAGAAAGTGAAAGAAACAGGTTTATATTTTGCGATTCATTTGCATGGTCCTGACATTGATGTTTATCCTGATGCTGATGACGTTTGGGAGCACACCAAAGACCTGGATCCAAGAATTGGCATGTGTCTGGATATTGGTCACGACACCAGAAATGGAAAAGATCCGGTTGCCGACTTGAAAAAATACCATTCGAGGGTTTTCGACATTCACTTAAAAGATGTTACTGGTGCAAGTAAAGAAGGTTATTCGGTAGAAGTTGGACGAGGAATTATCGATTTTCCGGCATTTGTAAATATGCTTCGCGAAGTGAATTATTCCGGAGTGATAAGCTTGGAGCACGAACGCAATATGGATGATCCGTTTATGGGGATAGCCGAATCAATAGGTTATTTCAGAGCGATGATAAGAGCAACGAAATAA
- a CDS encoding redox-sensing transcriptional repressor Rex: MTKATKVIALRKNRKQVPEPTLRRLPGYLFFLEKVREQGVMNISAPSIGKELKCDPTQVVKDLAFTGVKGKPRVGYNTYELCHALEDFLGFNHVNEAFLVGAGNLGSALMAYQEHQTLGLKVIAAFDVDEKKIGQHIGNTPVLEYNKLFHLSNRLDVEIAILTTPNNVAQEVAEDLVNCGVKAIWNFTHEILDLPDHVIIQNTSMSSFAAVLLQRLNDSKK, translated from the coding sequence ATGACAAAAGCTACAAAAGTGATCGCATTAAGAAAAAATAGAAAACAAGTTCCGGAACCAACTTTAAGGAGGCTGCCGGGTTACTTATTTTTTCTTGAAAAAGTTCGAGAGCAGGGTGTGATGAATATTTCTGCACCCTCGATTGGAAAAGAACTCAAATGCGATCCAACTCAGGTAGTAAAAGATTTGGCATTTACCGGTGTAAAAGGAAAACCGAGGGTGGGGTACAATACTTACGAATTGTGTCATGCGTTGGAAGACTTTTTAGGATTCAACCATGTAAATGAAGCATTTTTGGTTGGTGCCGGTAATTTAGGATCTGCATTAATGGCTTACCAAGAGCATCAAACGCTGGGACTTAAAGTGATAGCCGCATTTGATGTAGATGAAAAAAAGATTGGGCAACACATTGGAAATACTCCGGTTTTGGAGTATAACAAGTTGTTTCATCTCTCGAACCGATTAGACGTTGAAATTGCCATTTTAACTACGCCAAATAATGTTGCCCAGGAAGTAGCTGAAGATTTAGTAAACTGTGGAGTAAAAGCGATCTGGAATTTCACTCATGAAATATTGGACCTGCCGGATCATGTAATTATTCAGAATACATCGATGAGTTCATTTGCTGCAGTTTTGTTGCAGCGTTTGAATGATTCGAAGAAATAA
- a CDS encoding Gfo/Idh/MocA family oxidoreductase: MSKIYNWAVLGCGRIANKFINDLKLLPNAKPYAAASRDLNRAKEFANELGFEKAYGSYIEMVQDPNVDVVYIATPHSHHFEHTMLCLKHKKAVLCEKAFAMNQHEVVQMIQCAKDNNTFLMEAFWTMFQPSFQKALEIVNSGELGKLKMVRSDFAFNADFDVNKRLYNVKLGGGSLLDIGIYPVFAALSSLGVPDLIKSSADFSPTGSEESIQMIFKYKGGEMASLSSSFAVHSPVQTEFCCENGYVILHPRWFTPTDLTVWKNGEEQQLIPNETKEGAGYQYEAKHVMECLDAGLIESPKMTWKMSEDLIKTLDRVRIDAGIFFPDHDKELFF, from the coding sequence ATGAGTAAAATATATAATTGGGCTGTTTTAGGGTGTGGCAGAATTGCCAATAAGTTTATTAACGACCTGAAATTATTGCCAAATGCAAAACCTTATGCAGCAGCTTCACGCGACTTGAATCGGGCAAAGGAGTTTGCAAACGAACTGGGCTTCGAAAAAGCGTATGGCAGTTACATCGAAATGGTTCAAGACCCGAATGTTGACGTTGTTTATATAGCCACTCCACACTCGCATCATTTTGAACATACAATGTTGTGTTTAAAGCATAAAAAAGCAGTATTGTGTGAAAAAGCTTTTGCCATGAATCAGCACGAAGTGGTGCAAATGATACAATGTGCGAAGGACAACAATACATTCTTAATGGAAGCTTTCTGGACCATGTTTCAGCCTAGTTTCCAAAAAGCATTGGAGATCGTTAATTCCGGCGAACTGGGAAAATTAAAAATGGTTCGCTCGGATTTTGCTTTTAATGCTGATTTTGACGTGAATAAACGCCTTTATAACGTGAAGCTGGGAGGCGGTTCGTTACTTGACATTGGTATTTACCCCGTATTTGCCGCACTGTCGTCTTTGGGCGTACCTGATTTGATTAAATCTTCTGCAGATTTTAGTCCTACCGGAAGTGAGGAAAGTATTCAAATGATTTTCAAATACAAAGGAGGTGAGATGGCCAGCCTTTCATCAAGCTTTGCAGTGCATTCGCCGGTTCAAACCGAATTCTGTTGCGAAAATGGATATGTCATTTTGCATCCGCGCTGGTTTACGCCAACCGATTTAACCGTATGGAAAAATGGTGAGGAACAGCAGTTAATTCCAAACGAGACGAAAGAAGGAGCAGGGTATCAGTACGAAGCCAAACACGTTATGGAATGTTTGGATGCAGGTTTAATCGAAAGTCCGAAAATGACCTGGAAGATGAGTGAAGATTTGATAAAAACGCTCGATAGGGTGCGTATTGATGCTGGCATATTTTTCCCTGATCATGATAAGGAATTGTTTTTCTAG